The window GCGGAGCCGAAACCACCGAGTTCCAAACTCCGGTCGCCGCACCAGAGGTCACCACCTTCGTTTTGCACCATCTACCCGTAGGTGGTCTCTACCgcccttttggtcgccggagcacgaaACCCATGCCTCTCTGCCGCGTCTGGCCTCTCCGGCGTGAACCACCGGCAGGTTTGACCTGGTTTGACCAATTTTTACTCCcctgagtcaatgacatgtgggccctgcCCCCGGCTAAATTTAGTTTAGGGTTTAAATTAACACTAATTACCTTAGTTAACTATTGGGTCACTAACCTATGGGCCCCCCTAGTCAGGTTTGTCCTGGAGCGGCTGAGTGACCTGCTGATGCTAGGCTAATGTCACGCTGATGTCATAATCATTTTCTAACGTTTTTATATTTCAGAAATGATTTATTGAATTCAGAAAATTGGTTAAatttcaaaaattcatagaaaattaaccgtagctcagaatgaaataatttataaatgaaaaattatcagaaaatagAAGGAATCCATTTATGGCATTTTAATGTATGAAAATCtaacttatacctactgtataagtgaaaacactAATTGGCAATTAAAGTTCTTAATAATTCGAGCTAGTTTAGATATTTTAGGAATTTTAGATAGTTTAGATACTTTAGAAATTTTGCATACTTTAGATACTTTAGAAATTTAGATATTTAGGTACTTTAGAAATTCTATATGGTTTAGGTACTTTAGCACTTTAGATATTTTCTATGGTGTGTTTCGATATTCTGGTCAAATTTTGCAAGCATTCAAAATGAGTGTGAGAGTCTGGCTTAATAggaatgatagactactcatatcagcAAGGGATTCCTTCTATTTTAGGGAGCCCATTCAAAAAAACACAAAAGTTAAGCGTGTTTGACTTGGAGCAATTttaggatgggtgaccgaccgagAAGTTGGTCCCGTGTACGCACGGCTGAAGAAAAAGTGCACATGAAAGACTAGTGTTAGTCTGTGGGGACAATCTTGATCCCGCTAGGCTAACGCCTAGGAAACGATGGTTGTGGCTGGGGCATTACGATTGGTACCAGAGCCGGCCCTCGCGGTTACACGGGCATGTGCTAGTCAGGTGCGCGGGCTTGTGGTGCATGGCGTGTTTGGCCCATTGTGGCACAAGACATGGCACATGTGCCGGACTGGACACACATACGTATGCCAAGAGGTAACGTTCCTGATGGGCCGACGAGGACATCGGTTCCTTTGAGTGCGGGTGTATGTGAGAGCCTGGCTTAATAGGAATGATAAACTACTCATATCAacaaggaattccttcttttcagGTGTCCGTACCAAAACTGGCAGACCTCGGGCtagggggtcccgagctatgGATCTCGGATCTATGGGTAACAGGGGATGAAGGAGACggtatttacccaggttcgggccccctcaaagaggtaataccctacgtcctgctttgaTTGTATTGATGATTGTGTATTGAGTACAAGTTGTTGTTTTGTTAATCCACTGCATCTACATGTCATTTGCATGATTTTTATCATTTAGTTAACTCACTATTTGAGCAGTTCAAAGTACGCATCATGTTGTTTATCTGTGTTTTACCCTGTTTCAGTAACACTTGGCATTTACCAACATTCATAACTAATAACCATGTGGCACATAAATATATGCCATATAGATGTGTTGCCCATTTTTATGTCTACTATCTGCCCAGGTCACTTTCTTTATCACTAAAACTCAACAGCACATTGTTTTCAGAAGTAAAAGGACCTGATATAATGATTATGCCATGTTGACACAGTCGTATGCACATTTTCAAATTAACATGTCATTTAACCTGTGCATTATATGAAGTTTGATCAAATGAACATGTCATTTGGCAATACAAATGGATAATGCCAGGAGAGTTGGATCAATCAAAGGATTATTATCAGAAAATCTTGAGGGTGGTGTCAATATGCTACAATATGCACATAACACCATTTTCCTCATTCAAGATGATTATGGGAGTGCACATAATTTGAAATATATACTATGACTTTTTAAGCAGATGTGTGGTCTGAAATTATATTTTCATAAAATTGAATTATTCTCATTTGGGGAGGCTGCAAAAAAGAAACAGGAATATTCTAAGATATTTACATGCCCCGTAGGTGATCTCCCTTTATAATATTTAGTGCTTCCTATTGacaaaaaaataattaaaaacacGCATTGGAAACCTCCTAAAGAGAAAATGGAGAGAAATTGTGGTACTTGACAGGGTAGATTGTTGGCCAGTGCTAGCAGAATCACTTTGATTCAATCATCCCTAACTGGTATTCCCCATTATATGATGTCTTTTTATTGTTTGCATGTGGGGGTGAATAAGAGGATGGACTTTTTTCTGCTACTTTGTGAACATTTCAATTTTTCGACGATGAGGTGCCTTTCAAGGTAGGCGAGGAGGCTGGGGCCTTTGCTGGTGGTGGTGGTTTGGAGACGGCCTGCCCTCTCTTCGATGCCCAGCTCTTCCCCCTGCGACAACATTCTCCTCTTTCCTGGTGATGATCATTTCGTAGAAGAAGGCCTCAACGTTGCTCTAGCTTTTCGGGTCTGATTTATCTTGTTAGCTTGTAATGTGAGTTTTTCATAGCTGCCTACCAGCGCCTCTGCATCTTGCtatgttttgttttctttgtttgcTCGAGGTTTTAATACTGTGGCTATAGTCGTATAGTTGATTCAAAGTTGAGCCCTTCTTGCGTCTTCATTTTGAAAAACACTTAGTCAGCAATGATGCAAAGCAGGAATTCCTCACCAGAAATTCATCAAATGATTTTACGCGTAAAAATCATAGATATTTCTCGTGGCTTGTGGATTGGTGTTGTCATTCGGGgcaaaaaccacaatggtgtGTACTTCGCTCCTATTGGCGCTCCATAGTGTTGTTTCCCTTGCTCGTCACAAAAGCTTGTTTTGGTGATGTTCATCTTCGGGTGTTTCTCCCTCATGCAGAGCCGGTGAACCTGTCGGGACATTTACATGATACGTTTTGAGGTGGGCTTTATCTAGCGACGAACTTCTCATCTACGAAATATTTACCATAATCGGTGGCCAACAAATGTTGTCGCACATACCATGTCATTAAAAAGAAGTTGGTCTAGCCTCCAGAAATTGAGACACTTGCCCGTTATTTGTTGTCCTAAAAAGAACATATACACTTGAGATGAAGTCAATCAGTGATGAACAAATTCCTCATTAGACAATAATTATTACTCTCTCCGTCTCATATTAATTGACGCTTAACGAATGTATCCAGCTATGGGACCGAGGGAGTACTATAATTTGTCGAGTAAACACTGAGTGGCTCCATGGTCTTTACATAGGCGAACATCTGGTAGTTGTTGCAGTTCATGTATGCGACCAGCATGCCCTCGTCCCGGCGGCCGATCCGCACCATGGTGTTATCGGACTTGGATCTCTGCCTCCAACCTGCCGACAATGGCCCGCTTCTTAGCTGGTGTGTGTAAAACGACCGTCCTTGCCATGTAATGACATGCTCACCGTATACGAACTGGGGCAGCGGGACACGGTGCCCCAGGTTATACCTATGGCTCCACCTCCTCCGGTTCTCCAAAACCCACACGTCCTGGGATGTTGTCACAAGGCCCAACCTTCCGTGCACTGCAGTCAGTTGGTAGCTCTCACGTCTGTCCGGCAGCGGGGGCAGCCCTGTGGTGGAGACGATGCACTCGGCGTCCAGATCAAACGACACAACCGTCCGTCGGCTGCCCGTCCTTACCAAGTGCGTCATGCCGTCGATACTGACAATACCCACTGCAAGCTTGCACCTCGCGTTGGCAGGGGCCGGCACGTCCCGCCACGTCTTCTCCCCCAGCGTGAACACCTGCACGGTTTTGAACACGAAGATCGGATCACATTTGCATGGGACGTGCACCACCTTGTACTTCCCCGTTGTCGGATGGTACGCAAAGTTGTACGCCTCCTGCCATATCTTTGCCCCATGGCTCCTGACGGACAATTTAGAGACCGGCAGCGGCGGGACAGGCAGTGTGTCACCGGTGGCCGGATTGACAACCGTGACCGCGCCACCGGTCCACTCCTTGTTGTCGCACAGGCAGATCAGGCCATTGCAGGAGCTGACTAGGTGCACATCTTTAGACTCATGAAAATAGGAGAATCTCTCCCACTTCCACAGCTTTCTGCAGGATTCCATAGCAGACGATGTGAGGTAGCTGTCGCCAAGGACGTAGGCAGTGGTGGAGTTGACGTTCCAGATGAGGGCCATGGGGTGGCTCTGCATCTCCGTTGTGCGCTCATTGAGGACGTCCCGCCAGTGCCGGCAGCCGAGGCGAGGCCGGCGCCGCAAGCTCAGCGGCAGCCGTCACAGGATGTCGGCCAGCACGTCCGTGGAGAAGTAGAGTTCCATGGCCATGGATTTCATCCTCTTTCCCTTTCCAATCCCGAGACTTACCTTGGTTGCCAATGGTACGTTTTTGTTTGTTGGAAAACTAACTATACCCGTATCTGGCGCTGTCTAGTTTGTTGCCAACGTGAAGTTCGGGTGGAATTTGAGATCCTGATGGATTCGGAGCAATATTTGGACAGGTTTGGTAATCTAACTCATTTCCAATTCATGGGCCGGGATATCCACCCAATTAATGCCCACAACAATCACAGTCAATTTTGTAGTCATCACTGCATAATAGTCAGGCTTTTTAATTTGGATCGATCTACGCAGCGGCCGGCTGCTTAGCGAGCGGCCGGCCTAAAATAGAATTTTTGTAGTCTCTAATCTATAAAATGTAATAATTTGTCCCCTCTAATTGATATAAAAAATAATTTTAATCCATATATTAGAAAAAGTACATGTAACAGAAAAGTCTTACAAAAACATCCGTGTAGACAAGTGTAAACGCATTTAATTTAAGTTTTCAAATTTTTAAAAAGTCATAACTTTTAAACCGCACGTTGTAATTAAAATCCGTTTTCGCCGTTGGAATCCGCACGGTGTGCTCTTCAAAACTGGTCCCATATGGGTATGTTTCGACAAACTTTTTAGTGTGCAATTTAGTCTCCGTTCGGTGCAACTGTTTAGCCATCGATGTGCAACTAGATGACAGTCCATGTGCAACTTTTTCTCTAACTGTGGACATGCAGTTTTCACTAATGGCACCACCTCATACTACTTTCTAACAGTGAAATGTGCAATTTCGTCTGCTGCCCTGGCCAACTGCCTGATAGTCGCCGTGCGTGTGCAGCCCCCACAACCGCGTTTGAGGGACTATCCTATAAGAATGTGCCAACTCCACGGCCACGCATGTGCGACTATCCACGATAGTGTGCAACTTCGTGGCCGGACGTGAGCACCTCCGACAACAATTCATATGTGACCATGCAgacgagattgtgcaactccaCGGCCGCGCATGTGCGACTATGCACGAGACTGTGCAACTTCGTGGCCGGGCGTGAGCACCTCCCGCAGCAATTCATGTGCGAGTACGCGGATGAGATGGTGCAACTCTATGGCCATGCATGTGCGATTATGCCGACGAGAGTGTGCAACTCCGCGGCAATGCGTGAGCACCTCGTGCAGCACTTCATGTGCGACTATGCGGACGAGATTGTGCAACTTTATGGCCATGCATGTGCGACTATACCGACGAGAGTGTACAACACCGGGGCCGGGCATGAGCACCTCCTACAGCAATTCATGTGCGACTATACGGACAAGATCGTGCAACGCTATGGCCATGCATGTGCGACTATGCCGACGAGGGTGTGCAACTCCGCGGCTCGGCGTGAGCAACTACCACGACAATTCATGTGCGACTATGAAgacgagattgtgcaactctATGGCCATGCATGTCCGACTGTGCCAACAAGAGTGTGCAACTCCGTGGCCATGCGTGGGCACCTCCCGCGGCAATTCATGTGTGATTATGCGGACAAGATTGTGCAACTCTATGGCCATGCATGTGCGACTATGACGACAGATTGTGCAACTCTGTGGCCATGAATgtgtgactatgccgatgagagtGTGCAACTCCATGACCACACATGTGCAACTATGCCAACGAGAGTGTGCAACTCTGCGGCCGCGCGTGTGCGACTAGGCGTGCAAGAGTCTGCAACTCTGAGGCCACGCATGTGTGACTATGCCAATGACAGTGTGTAATTCCACGGCCACGCATGCGCGACTATGCTGACGCGAGTGTGCAACTCCGTGGTCGTGCGTGTGCGAATATTTGACTATGTAGACAAGTGTGCAACTCCGCGGCCACGCATGTGTGGCTATGACGATGAGAGTGTGCAACTCCGCGGGCACGCATGTGCGCCTATGCCGACGAGAGTGTGCAACTCTGCAGCCGTGCGTGAGCACCTCCCTCAGCGATGTGTATGTGATTAAGCGGACGAGAGTGTGCAACTCCGTGGTCACGCATCTGCGACTATGCTGACGAGAGTATGCaactctgcggttgtgtgtgagCTCTTCCCGCAGCAGTGCATGTGCGACTATGCGGACGAGAGTGTGCAACCCCGCGGCCATGCATGTGCGACCAATTTAATGAGAGTGCGCAATTTCGCGGCCGTGCGTTTGCGACTATGCAGACAAGAGTGTGCCACTCCTCGGCTGTGCGTGAACATGTCCCGTAGTTGTGTGAGTGCGACTATGCATACGAAAGTGTGCAATTTTGTGGCCACGCATGCACGACTATGCCGACGAGAGTGTGCCACTCTGCGGCCATACGTGAGCACCTCCTGTAGCTGGGCGTGTGTGCGACTATGCGAGCAAGAGTGTGCAACTCCGCGGACACACTGTACGACTATGCCGACAAGAGTGTGCAACTACATATGCTGCCCAGGCCAACTGTCTACTCAGCCATGTCCAACTTCGTCTACTGTCAGATCAACTTCTTCTCGGTCATTGTGCAAATTTGTCTGCTGGCCCGACCAACTTTGGTGCCCCTGATGAGCTATTATTATCTGCATGAGATGAGATGTAGACTTTGTTTTGGTTGCTAAACACACTTTCAGTAAAGAGG is drawn from Aegilops tauschii subsp. strangulata cultivar AL8/78 chromosome 1, Aet v6.0, whole genome shotgun sequence and contains these coding sequences:
- the LOC109774511 gene encoding F-box protein At3g07870-like; amino-acid sequence: MALIWNVNSTTAYVLGDSYLTSSAMESCRKLWKWERFSYFHESKDVHLVSSCNGLICLCDNKEWTGGAVTVVNPATGDTLPVPPLPVSKLSVRSHGAKIWQEAYNFAYHPTTGKYKVVHVPCKCDPIFVFKTVQVFTLGEKTWRDVPAPANARCKLAVGIVSIDGMTHLVRTGSRRTVVSFDLDAECIVSTTGLPPLPDRRESYQLTAVHGRLGLVTTSQDVWVLENRRRWSHRYNLGHRVPLPQFVYGEHVITWQGRSFYTHQLRSGPLSAGWRQRSKSDNTMVRIGRRDEGMLVAYMNCNNYQMFAYVKTMEPLSVYSTNYSTPSVP